The following are from one region of the Limisphaera ngatamarikiensis genome:
- the tadA gene encoding tRNA adenosine(34) deaminase TadA: protein MSEPILDLQSDDWFMGEALRMARRALAADEVPVGAVVVRQGRVIARAHNQVELLRDATAHAEMLALTQAAAAVGDWRLSDCTLYVTKEPCPMCAGAIVHARVARVVFGAPDNKAGAAGSVLNLLQFPTFNHRCAVTGGVRLDECRALLQDFFRQKRREARGGSPGAPIEEDGNGRPPSDVSPNG, encoded by the coding sequence ATGAGTGAACCGATCCTGGACCTGCAGAGCGATGACTGGTTCATGGGCGAGGCGCTGCGGATGGCGCGCCGCGCGCTGGCCGCCGACGAAGTGCCCGTCGGAGCCGTGGTGGTGCGTCAGGGGCGGGTCATCGCACGGGCGCACAACCAGGTGGAGCTTTTACGGGATGCCACGGCGCACGCCGAAATGCTGGCCCTGACCCAGGCAGCAGCTGCGGTGGGCGATTGGCGCCTGTCCGATTGCACCCTCTACGTGACCAAGGAACCGTGTCCGATGTGTGCAGGGGCCATCGTGCATGCGCGGGTGGCCCGGGTGGTGTTTGGAGCTCCGGACAACAAGGCGGGAGCGGCCGGCAGCGTGCTGAATCTCCTGCAATTCCCCACATTCAATCACCGTTGCGCCGTGACCGGCGGGGTGCGGTTGGATGAGTGTCGTGCCCTGCTCCAGGACTTCTTCCGACAAAAACGGCGCGAGGCCAGGGGCGGCAGTCCGGGCGCCCCGATTGAGGAAGACGGGAACGGCCGGCCACCATCGGATGTCAGCCCCAACGGTTAG
- a CDS encoding pseudouridine synthase, which produces MSTSAAENHGQASNPAPGSGGACPPCVLYEDEHLLVVHKPAGWNTHAPSPWAGEGIYDWLRNREPRWARLAIVQRLDKETSGILVFSKTELANRSLTEQFTQHRVQKRYVFWTDRPAPRRAWTTRSALDRAGPRRISRTPTAHPSDAITRFEMDPEPVAITVPWAVGTAWPASLRIWQGRAWPVTGKTHQIRTHAAAEGIPILGDSLYHGTPWARLCLHAEELELVHPATGRPIRFTAPADFLTWPGHWLRKAVIEPDLTDAHRCVHGAADGWPGLYLDRLGPCLLATADRPLTEPARAWILHQFPARALYYKPHPRRPAHLPPDQVAPGPVHGVPVSEPFLIRENGLHFELSLREGGSVGLFLDQRDNRRRLLTGYVGRGFWLRDPARTPQTGPWTVLNTFAYTCGFSVAAARAGARVTSVDLSRKYLDWGRRNFLHNGLDPAAHDFLQGDVRDWFRRWQRQGRTFDLILLDPPTFSRSKSAGVFQVEKDLPGLVTAAVTLLRPGGVLFVSSNKEDWSPADFTRVMFESVRAAGRNLLQHLYVPQPPDFPIHRDEPGYLKTLWCRVE; this is translated from the coding sequence ATGAGTACGTCAGCCGCGGAGAACCATGGGCAGGCAAGCAACCCCGCACCCGGCTCCGGCGGTGCGTGCCCGCCCTGTGTCCTGTACGAAGACGAGCATTTGTTGGTGGTCCATAAACCGGCCGGTTGGAACACCCACGCGCCTTCGCCCTGGGCCGGGGAGGGGATTTACGACTGGCTCCGCAACCGCGAACCGCGCTGGGCCCGGCTGGCCATCGTCCAACGCCTCGACAAAGAAACCAGTGGCATCCTGGTCTTCAGCAAGACCGAGCTGGCCAACCGGTCCCTCACCGAACAGTTCACTCAGCACAGGGTGCAAAAACGCTACGTGTTTTGGACCGACCGACCCGCCCCGCGCCGGGCCTGGACCACGCGTTCGGCGCTCGACCGGGCCGGACCCCGGCGCATCAGCCGCACCCCGACGGCGCACCCCTCCGACGCCATCACCCGCTTCGAGATGGACCCGGAACCCGTGGCGATTACCGTTCCCTGGGCCGTGGGTACTGCCTGGCCGGCCAGCCTGCGCATTTGGCAGGGCCGGGCCTGGCCTGTAACCGGCAAGACCCACCAGATCCGCACCCACGCAGCCGCCGAGGGAATCCCCATCCTCGGCGACTCCCTCTACCATGGCACGCCCTGGGCCCGCCTTTGTCTCCACGCCGAGGAATTGGAACTGGTTCACCCCGCCACAGGCCGGCCCATCCGGTTCACCGCGCCCGCTGACTTTTTGACCTGGCCCGGTCATTGGTTGCGCAAGGCCGTGATCGAACCGGATCTTACGGACGCCCACCGATGCGTCCACGGCGCCGCCGACGGTTGGCCCGGCCTTTATTTGGACCGCCTTGGCCCTTGTTTGCTCGCAACGGCGGACCGGCCCCTCACCGAACCCGCGCGGGCCTGGATCCTGCACCAATTCCCCGCACGCGCCCTGTACTACAAACCTCACCCTCGCCGGCCCGCCCATTTGCCGCCGGACCAGGTCGCGCCCGGCCCGGTCCATGGTGTCCCGGTTTCAGAACCCTTCCTGATTCGTGAGAATGGACTGCACTTTGAACTGAGTCTGCGGGAAGGGGGTTCCGTGGGACTTTTCCTGGACCAACGCGACAACCGGCGCCGGCTCCTTACCGGCTACGTCGGCCGCGGTTTCTGGCTGCGCGATCCCGCCCGTACGCCGCAGACCGGGCCGTGGACCGTTCTGAACACCTTCGCCTATACCTGCGGATTCTCCGTCGCCGCGGCCCGGGCCGGTGCCCGGGTCACCAGCGTGGACCTTTCCCGAAAGTATCTCGACTGGGGCCGACGCAACTTCCTGCACAACGGACTCGACCCCGCCGCGCACGACTTCCTTCAAGGCGATGTCCGCGATTGGTTCCGCCGCTGGCAACGCCAGGGACGCACGTTCGATCTGATCCTGCTCGATCCACCCACCTTTTCCCGCTCCAAATCGGCCGGTGTCTTTCAGGTTGAGAAGGATCTGCCAGGACTGGTGACCGCGGCCGTGACGTTGTTGCGGCCCGGCGGTGTGCTGTTCGTTTCCTCGAACAAGGAGGACTGGTCGCCGGCGGATTTCACCCGGGTCATGTTCGAATCCGTCCGGGCCGCCGGGCGGAACCTCCTCCAACACCTGTATGTTCCTCAACCGCCGGATTTCCCCATCCACCGGGACGAGCCCGGTTATCTAAAAACACTGTGGTGCAGGGTGGAGTGA
- a CDS encoding CAAX prenyl protease-related protein, whose translation MRFLGRHLERSPVTARALPFFVFLILTAAQDFFGDAGRFWIYLFKTAVGAWLIWEMRPFVPEMRWAFSWEAVGVGVLVFVLWVGLDPFVPKNHLFFKPSEGGWNPHETFGQNSALAWVFILGRILGSSLVVPPLEEVFYRSFLYRWFIRVDFWNLPLNHRHALSWGVTSLIFGLVHYEWLAGILCGLLYQWLVLRKNRLGDAMTAHAITNFLLGLYIVLRGAWTFW comes from the coding sequence TTGGAACGGTCGCCCGTCACCGCCCGGGCCCTGCCGTTCTTTGTGTTTTTGATTCTGACGGCGGCGCAGGACTTCTTCGGTGACGCGGGCCGGTTCTGGATTTACCTGTTCAAAACGGCCGTGGGCGCATGGCTGATTTGGGAAATGCGGCCGTTTGTGCCGGAGATGCGGTGGGCCTTCAGTTGGGAAGCCGTCGGGGTGGGCGTGTTGGTCTTTGTGCTCTGGGTTGGCCTGGATCCCTTTGTCCCAAAGAACCACCTCTTTTTCAAACCCAGCGAAGGGGGGTGGAACCCGCACGAAACCTTCGGTCAGAATTCCGCCCTGGCCTGGGTGTTCATTCTTGGGCGCATTCTGGGTTCCAGTCTTGTGGTGCCGCCCCTGGAGGAGGTCTTCTACCGGTCGTTTCTCTACCGGTGGTTCATCCGCGTCGATTTCTGGAACCTGCCATTGAACCATCGCCACGCGCTCTCGTGGGGGGTCACCTCCCTCATCTTCGGCCTTGTGCATTACGAATGGCTTGCCGGGATCCTGTGCGGGCTGCTCTACCAGTGGCTTGTACTGCGCAAGAACCGGCTGGGCGATGCCATGACCGCCCACGCCATCACCAACTTTCTCCTCGGCCTTTACATTGTGCTGCGCGGCGCCTGGACCTTCTGGTGA
- a CDS encoding Gfo/Idh/MocA family protein, with protein MNEQRSQPNTPAVSRREFLKQSSLAAAAAAATVSFPHVLRAQAKPTLNAVIIGMGGRGGGAGNDFLEAAKITGVQARIVAVADLFPEQARRGRDAFGLPAEKCFSGFDAYIKALEQPGVNYAILAAPPGFRPTHFKACIERGVHVFMEKPVAVDVPGCHLMYRMGEEADRKGLRVAAGTQRRHEAPYIETIQRIWDGVIGEITALRAYWVNGGPIWHRGDHGATDLERQIRNWYHYIWLSGDHIVEQHMHNIDVCNWIMRDHPVRAWGMGARQQLGDKSGEIWDNFAVEFEYANGVRMHSYCGQIKRSWSSVSEAVVGTRGTANPAGSIRVHGERPIRIRPENARNPYVQEHVDLIQAIVNGTELNETKNVTDSTLTAIMGREAAYSGGMVQWEDLLKSEFKYGPDLMYEDSSKMTFGPWRTLKPPMPSIHDIFKNPPSVPTA; from the coding sequence ATGAACGAACAACGGTCGCAACCCAACACCCCGGCCGTCAGCCGCCGGGAATTCCTCAAGCAATCCTCACTGGCTGCTGCCGCAGCCGCAGCCACGGTCTCCTTCCCGCACGTGTTGCGGGCGCAGGCCAAACCCACCCTCAATGCCGTCATCATCGGCATGGGGGGCCGCGGCGGCGGCGCCGGCAACGATTTCCTCGAAGCTGCTAAAATCACGGGCGTGCAAGCCCGGATCGTCGCGGTTGCCGACCTGTTCCCGGAACAGGCCCGGCGTGGCCGTGATGCATTCGGATTGCCGGCTGAAAAGTGTTTCAGCGGGTTTGACGCCTACATCAAGGCCCTGGAACAACCCGGCGTCAACTACGCCATCCTCGCGGCCCCGCCCGGCTTCCGGCCCACCCACTTCAAGGCCTGCATCGAACGGGGCGTGCACGTCTTTATGGAGAAGCCCGTGGCGGTGGACGTCCCCGGCTGCCATCTGATGTACAGGATGGGCGAGGAAGCCGACCGCAAAGGGCTCAGGGTCGCCGCCGGCACGCAGCGCCGTCATGAAGCCCCCTACATTGAAACCATCCAGCGCATCTGGGACGGAGTCATCGGTGAAATTACCGCCCTGCGCGCCTACTGGGTCAACGGCGGCCCCATCTGGCACCGGGGCGATCACGGGGCGACCGACCTGGAACGCCAGATCCGCAACTGGTACCACTACATCTGGCTCAGTGGCGACCACATCGTCGAACAACACATGCACAACATCGACGTGTGCAACTGGATCATGAGAGATCACCCCGTGCGCGCCTGGGGCATGGGCGCCCGCCAACAGCTCGGCGACAAATCCGGCGAAATCTGGGACAACTTTGCCGTCGAATTCGAATACGCCAACGGCGTGCGCATGCACAGCTACTGCGGCCAGATCAAACGTTCCTGGAGTTCCGTCAGCGAAGCCGTCGTCGGTACCAGGGGAACCGCCAACCCGGCCGGTTCCATCCGGGTGCATGGCGAACGCCCAATCCGCATCCGACCCGAAAACGCGCGGAATCCCTACGTGCAGGAGCACGTGGACCTCATCCAGGCCATCGTCAACGGCACCGAACTCAACGAAACCAAGAACGTCACCGACAGCACCCTCACCGCCATCATGGGCCGTGAAGCCGCCTACAGCGGCGGGATGGTGCAGTGGGAGGACCTTCTCAAGTCCGAATTCAAGTACGGACCCGACCTCATGTACGAGGATTCTTCGAAGATGACCTTCGGGCCATGGCGCACCCTCAAACCACCCATGCCCAGCATTCACGACATCTTCAAGAATCCGCCGTCGGTCCCCACGGCCTGA
- a CDS encoding NUDIX hydrolase codes for MALPYRISTLLYCFNDRDELLLMERTREPNRGLWSPCGGKLRTEIGESPYACACREAWEELGLRLKPSDLHLTGLVSEHGYQGTAHWLMFLFEVKPRVNRLPPPHEEGRFAFFTWEDLLRLPLPETDRQSIWPWFRQHRGGFFAAHCHCHPDGRNEWVLEESRPAAGPGATPAADECRGTSRHE; via the coding sequence ATGGCGTTGCCGTATCGCATCTCCACGTTGTTGTACTGTTTCAATGACCGGGACGAGTTGTTGCTGATGGAACGGACGCGCGAGCCGAACCGCGGTTTGTGGAGCCCGTGCGGAGGGAAACTGCGGACGGAGATCGGTGAATCTCCCTATGCCTGCGCGTGCCGGGAGGCATGGGAGGAACTGGGTCTGCGGCTGAAGCCCTCGGACCTGCACCTGACCGGCCTCGTCAGTGAGCACGGTTACCAGGGCACCGCCCACTGGCTGATGTTTTTATTCGAGGTGAAACCGCGCGTGAACCGCCTGCCGCCGCCGCATGAAGAGGGTCGGTTTGCCTTTTTCACGTGGGAGGACCTGCTGCGCTTGCCGCTGCCGGAGACGGACCGGCAGAGCATCTGGCCGTGGTTTCGCCAGCACCGTGGCGGATTTTTTGCCGCCCATTGTCATTGCCACCCGGACGGCCGGAACGAATGGGTGCTGGAAGAGTCCCGCCCCGCGGCGGGACCCGGGGCGACGCCCGCAGCGGACGAATGCCGGGGGACCTCGCGTCATGAGTGA
- a CDS encoding SUMF1/EgtB/PvdO family nonheme iron enzyme, whose protein sequence is MSDRIGRFVTESRCIHRLPAGIVCLLAVVPWLLSLAAPPNSRAAELPWVYETPVEFLASGDFDGDGRTDLVIVDKSSGKCRFAYQLEPDRYIWIEDNRPSGVRGVTGVTVGRLTHTNYDALAITSADANLLVLLESPSPQMGTQPREIVVEVMGPNVVLACDVGGPDNTPLADLLLGSIYNSPDPYLLTVLRNDGRKLKTIAQITLEQPASQPNRLALGPDLPEVAIGMMGDPPTELVIGRFDSNQPEQIGNLSGLPPQSVYLVARLQTRPLPHLILFQPGQPGLSLRPITHADRYAVQFGAETRLDWTRPVDQVFALPGPAPQKLLILSGKGEHAALVQLDQGNTLKVLKELDPGSERFSGALPVPTGVYLLLAPTNDKPSWRYRFCTATGETEGQPAGLLPSLDDSDVNTIPAIYQAIMANLDVHTEAEMKPYTNTIPGTQVRYVMVPVPGGEFIMGSRDDDPMGRPDERPAHRVKIDPFWIGMFEVTWNEFELFMYPEDEKRLRQELGVQNPTDPLADAVARPSKPYTEMTFGMGKDGYPAISMTHHAANKYCQWLSAKTGHFYRLPTEAEWEYACRAGTTNQWSFGDDPNLLDQYAWYEDNSDFRYHKVGTKKPNPWGLYDMHGNVAEWCLDQYEPYEKLLAPGTDVLVNPWNRATRPYPHVTRGGSYDDPAWRLRSAARRPSDRSWKMRDPQLPKSIWWLTDAPFVGFRIVRPLKVPPPEEMKKYWISGTERD, encoded by the coding sequence ATGAGTGACCGGATTGGCCGCTTCGTTACGGAAAGCCGCTGCATCCATCGTTTGCCCGCCGGGATTGTTTGCCTGCTTGCCGTTGTGCCATGGCTCCTCAGCCTTGCGGCGCCCCCGAACAGCCGGGCCGCAGAACTCCCGTGGGTATACGAAACCCCGGTGGAGTTCCTCGCGTCCGGCGATTTCGACGGAGACGGGCGCACCGACCTTGTGATCGTGGACAAGTCGAGCGGCAAATGCCGGTTTGCCTACCAGCTCGAGCCCGACCGTTACATCTGGATCGAAGACAACCGGCCCAGCGGGGTCCGCGGTGTCACCGGGGTGACCGTGGGCCGCCTTACCCATACCAACTACGACGCGCTGGCCATCACCTCCGCCGATGCCAACCTGCTGGTGCTGCTCGAGTCGCCTTCACCGCAAATGGGCACCCAACCCCGGGAAATCGTCGTCGAAGTGATGGGCCCCAACGTGGTCCTCGCCTGCGATGTGGGCGGACCGGACAACACCCCGCTGGCCGACCTCCTCCTCGGCAGCATCTACAACAGTCCGGATCCCTACCTTCTGACGGTGCTCCGCAACGATGGACGCAAGCTCAAGACGATTGCCCAGATCACGCTGGAGCAACCGGCTTCCCAACCGAACCGGCTCGCCCTGGGCCCCGACCTGCCCGAAGTGGCCATTGGCATGATGGGCGACCCGCCCACCGAACTGGTCATCGGGCGGTTTGACTCCAATCAACCGGAGCAGATCGGGAACCTTTCCGGCCTGCCTCCGCAGTCGGTCTATCTGGTGGCTCGTCTTCAAACCCGGCCCCTGCCCCACCTCATCCTGTTTCAACCCGGTCAACCGGGCCTTTCCCTGCGGCCGATCACCCATGCCGATCGGTACGCCGTGCAGTTCGGCGCCGAGACCCGGCTGGACTGGACCCGGCCGGTGGACCAGGTCTTCGCCCTGCCCGGACCCGCGCCGCAGAAGCTGCTCATCTTGTCCGGGAAAGGCGAACACGCCGCCCTGGTGCAATTGGACCAGGGCAACACTCTGAAAGTCCTGAAGGAACTCGATCCGGGAAGCGAACGATTCAGCGGGGCGCTGCCGGTTCCCACCGGCGTCTACCTGCTGCTGGCGCCCACCAACGACAAGCCCAGCTGGCGCTACCGTTTCTGCACCGCAACCGGCGAAACCGAGGGCCAGCCCGCCGGCCTGCTGCCCTCCCTGGACGATAGCGACGTCAACACCATCCCCGCCATTTACCAGGCCATCATGGCCAACCTCGACGTCCACACCGAAGCCGAAATGAAACCCTACACCAACACCATCCCGGGCACCCAGGTCCGCTACGTCATGGTCCCCGTGCCCGGCGGCGAGTTCATCATGGGCAGCCGGGATGACGATCCCATGGGCCGGCCCGACGAGCGCCCTGCCCACCGCGTGAAGATTGACCCCTTCTGGATCGGGATGTTCGAAGTCACCTGGAACGAGTTCGAACTCTTCATGTACCCCGAAGACGAGAAACGACTCCGTCAGGAACTCGGGGTGCAAAACCCCACCGATCCCCTGGCCGACGCCGTCGCGCGCCCCTCCAAACCCTATACCGAAATGACCTTCGGCATGGGCAAGGACGGGTACCCGGCCATCAGCATGACTCATCACGCCGCCAACAAGTATTGCCAGTGGCTGAGCGCCAAGACCGGGCATTTTTATCGCCTGCCCACCGAGGCCGAGTGGGAATATGCCTGCCGCGCCGGGACCACCAACCAATGGTCGTTCGGCGATGACCCCAACCTGTTGGACCAGTACGCCTGGTACGAGGACAACAGCGATTTCCGCTACCACAAGGTCGGCACCAAGAAACCCAATCCCTGGGGTCTTTACGACATGCATGGGAACGTGGCCGAATGGTGCCTGGACCAATACGAACCCTACGAAAAACTCCTCGCGCCCGGGACCGACGTCCTGGTCAATCCCTGGAACCGGGCCACCCGACCCTACCCGCATGTCACCCGCGGCGGTTCGTATGACGATCCGGCCTGGCGGTTGCGCAGTGCGGCCCGACGCCCCTCGGATCGGTCCTGGAAAATGCGCGATCCGCAACTGCCCAAATCCATCTGGTGGCTGACCGACGCGCCGTTCGTCGGATTCCGCATCGTGCGACCGCTCAAGGTGCCCCCGCCGGAGGAGATGAAAAAGTACTGGATCAGCGGGACCGAACGCGACTAA
- a CDS encoding glycosyltransferase gives MNSANASTARIRPDGKFFRKGREKFFVRGVTYGPLAPDEEGRPFASRDVTARDLHQITALGANVVRLYTPPPEWLPDLAGEFGLALWVDLVWPHHLCFDTRETRAAIRRQLRETVRPLAGHPAIFAWNIANEIPPDIVRWIGPARVRRFLEELVETVKDVDPQALCSYANFPPTEYLQPRNLDFVAFNVYLHDRRAFRNYLARLQILAEDRPLVLAECGVDALREGPQRQAELLEWQIEEAFRAGLAGITIFSFTDDWHRGGAPVLDWAMGLTTADRTPKPAWHTVQRQFHRAPRFPLPRYPRVSVVVAGYNGGRTLPDCLESLQQLRYPDYEVILVDDGSTDDTPAIAARFPAVRLLRHEQNLGLSAARNTGIAAATGEIVAFTDADCRADEDWLYHLVSALLESEAVGVGGPNLLPPDDSPLAAAVMASPGGPAAVLLTDRLAEHIPGCNMAFYKWALESVGGFDPVFRKAGDDVDICWRLLQAGHTLVYAPAAVVWHYRRSTAAAYLRQQAGYGEAEALLFRKHPEQFNRWGGSRWRGRIYGAGYPPLHLAPPIIYHGPFGTGWFQTLYTPPPAGWLLLTTALEFHVLVTLPLGLLGIPYPGLRWLAAAALATSLGTCVLAASRAPLPAARARWWSRPLIALLYLLQPIARGRARYRGRLPGRVRTAAAADSLEAVGLRRSPVRLDRIDLWSERPVDRPGLLQSLMAWLQARGWSPRPDTGWCPFDFEVARPPWVLIRVVSALEVYPGGKRRFLLKLNAVPSLGAWLSAGFMVLVGAVLAGLVRAPGVVTAAMCLLVALLAWGGFRVQARRARSQLAVAVDEFARAHGLVRLPWIGQRRWFQGLVSLIRRLWSPNPTRTAVPADSPFAPPGRSADRASSDGPVEPNKSG, from the coding sequence ATGAACAGCGCCAATGCCAGCACCGCGCGGATTCGACCGGACGGAAAGTTCTTCCGGAAGGGGCGCGAGAAGTTTTTCGTTCGCGGCGTCACCTACGGTCCGCTGGCCCCGGACGAGGAGGGTCGGCCTTTTGCCTCCCGCGATGTCACCGCCCGGGACCTGCACCAGATCACCGCGCTGGGCGCCAATGTGGTCCGGCTTTACACACCGCCGCCCGAGTGGTTGCCCGACCTTGCCGGCGAGTTTGGCCTGGCGCTGTGGGTGGACCTGGTGTGGCCTCACCACCTCTGCTTTGACACGCGCGAGACACGGGCAGCCATCCGGCGCCAATTGCGGGAGACCGTCCGGCCCCTGGCCGGTCACCCCGCCATCTTTGCCTGGAACATCGCCAACGAAATTCCGCCGGACATTGTGCGATGGATCGGCCCCGCCCGCGTGCGCCGGTTTCTGGAGGAATTGGTGGAGACGGTGAAGGACGTGGACCCGCAGGCGCTCTGCAGCTATGCCAACTTCCCGCCCACCGAATATCTGCAGCCCCGGAACCTCGATTTTGTCGCCTTCAACGTGTATCTCCACGACCGGCGCGCCTTCCGCAATTACCTGGCCCGGCTCCAGATCCTGGCCGAGGACCGTCCGCTGGTGCTGGCCGAGTGCGGCGTGGACGCCCTGCGGGAAGGCCCGCAACGGCAGGCCGAACTGCTGGAGTGGCAAATCGAAGAGGCGTTTCGCGCCGGGCTGGCCGGCATCACCATCTTCAGTTTCACCGATGACTGGCACCGCGGCGGTGCGCCCGTGCTGGACTGGGCCATGGGGCTGACCACCGCGGATCGGACGCCCAAGCCCGCCTGGCACACGGTCCAACGGCAGTTCCATCGCGCCCCCAGGTTCCCCCTGCCGCGATACCCGCGGGTCTCCGTGGTCGTGGCCGGCTACAATGGCGGGCGCACCCTGCCGGACTGCCTGGAATCCCTCCAGCAACTCCGGTACCCGGACTACGAGGTCATCCTCGTGGACGACGGCTCCACCGACGACACACCGGCCATTGCCGCGCGCTTTCCAGCGGTGCGGCTGCTGCGGCATGAACAAAACCTTGGCCTCTCCGCCGCCCGCAACACCGGGATCGCTGCCGCCACCGGCGAAATCGTGGCCTTCACCGACGCCGATTGTCGCGCCGACGAAGACTGGCTTTACCATCTGGTGTCCGCCCTGTTGGAGAGCGAGGCCGTGGGCGTGGGCGGACCGAACCTGCTGCCGCCCGATGATTCCCCGCTGGCCGCTGCTGTCATGGCCTCCCCCGGCGGCCCGGCCGCGGTCCTTCTCACCGACCGGCTCGCCGAGCACATCCCCGGCTGCAACATGGCCTTCTACAAGTGGGCCCTCGAATCCGTGGGCGGTTTCGATCCCGTGTTTCGCAAGGCCGGCGACGACGTGGACATCTGCTGGCGCCTGTTACAGGCCGGTCACACCCTCGTGTACGCTCCCGCCGCCGTGGTGTGGCATTACCGCCGATCCACCGCGGCCGCCTACCTTCGCCAGCAGGCCGGGTATGGGGAGGCCGAGGCGCTGCTTTTCCGCAAACATCCCGAACAGTTCAATCGCTGGGGCGGCAGCCGCTGGCGCGGTCGGATCTACGGCGCCGGTTACCCGCCGCTGCACCTGGCGCCGCCCATCATCTATCACGGGCCGTTTGGGACGGGTTGGTTCCAGACCCTCTACACGCCGCCGCCGGCCGGCTGGCTGCTGCTCACCACCGCCCTGGAGTTCCATGTGTTGGTCACGCTACCTCTCGGGTTGCTGGGCATCCCCTACCCCGGCCTGCGCTGGTTGGCGGCAGCGGCCCTGGCCACATCCCTGGGCACCTGTGTCCTGGCCGCCAGCCGTGCGCCGCTCCCGGCGGCCCGGGCACGCTGGTGGTCGCGCCCCTTGATCGCACTGCTGTACCTGTTGCAGCCCATCGCACGCGGCCGGGCCCGGTACCGCGGTCGGCTGCCGGGCCGGGTTCGCACGGCCGCAGCTGCGGACTCCCTGGAGGCGGTGGGACTGCGTCGCAGCCCCGTTCGTTTGGACCGCATCGATCTGTGGTCCGAACGGCCGGTGGACCGACCCGGGCTCCTGCAGTCGTTGATGGCCTGGCTACAGGCCCGCGGCTGGTCGCCGCGGCCGGACACCGGTTGGTGCCCGTTCGACTTTGAAGTGGCCCGGCCGCCATGGGTACTCATCCGCGTTGTCTCCGCGCTCGAGGTGTACCCCGGGGGGAAACGGAGGTTCCTGCTCAAACTGAACGCGGTCCCTTCATTGGGTGCCTGGCTCAGCGCCGGTTTCATGGTTCTCGTGGGCGCGGTGTTAGCCGGCCTGGTCCGCGCTCCGGGCGTGGTCACGGCGGCCATGTGTCTTTTGGTGGCCCTGCTGGCGTGGGGAGGTTTTCGCGTACAGGCGCGTCGCGCCCGGAGTCAACTGGCGGTGGCCGTGGACGAGTTTGCCCGCGCTCACGGGTTGGTCCGGCTGCCGTGGATCGGGCAGCGCCGTTGGTTTCAGGGGCTGGTCAGCTTGATCCGGCGACTGTGGAGCCCGAACCCCACCCGCACCGCTGTGCCGGCGGATTCACCCTTCGCACCGCCGGGCCGGTCGGCGGACCGCGCTTCCTCTGATGGACCCGTCGAACCAAACAAGAGCGGATGA
- the pdxA gene encoding 4-hydroxythreonine-4-phosphate dehydrogenase PdxA, with protein MAPDTAPAPVPAGSRPLRIGITLGDVTGVGPEVTAAALFQMAAAAGGSSLSAPAEFVVYGDPVWWGRALRIHRPQGMSTGGAGPDPLSVRLIQPLAEPLPESMPAGDPRAARAAVVWLEAAGRACLRGELDAMVTGPVSKAAIQRAGIPFVGQTEFLAALAGEPEPVMMLLGPDERGRWLRVALATVHVALRTVPERLSLPRLLRTIACAREACLQLRLSRARVAVCGLNPHCGEEGAFGDEEATLIEPAVREARQRGWDVVGPLSGDTVFHHALQGRFDAVVAMYHDQGLAPLKAVAFDRGVNWSLGLPFIRTSPDHGTAYDIAGRGLANPSSMRAAIELALQLAAARRADRG; from the coding sequence ATGGCACCCGACACGGCCCCAGCGCCGGTTCCGGCCGGTTCCCGTCCCCTGCGGATCGGGATCACCCTGGGCGATGTCACCGGTGTGGGTCCCGAGGTCACCGCGGCCGCTTTGTTCCAAATGGCAGCGGCGGCTGGCGGGTCGTCCCTGTCTGCGCCCGCCGAGTTCGTGGTGTATGGTGACCCGGTCTGGTGGGGGCGCGCCCTCCGGATCCATCGCCCACAAGGGATGTCGACCGGAGGTGCCGGTCCGGACCCGCTCTCCGTTCGGTTGATCCAGCCCCTGGCCGAGCCGCTACCGGAATCCATGCCGGCCGGCGACCCCCGGGCGGCCCGGGCGGCCGTGGTTTGGCTGGAGGCAGCCGGCCGCGCCTGCCTTCGGGGCGAGCTCGACGCCATGGTCACCGGGCCGGTCAGCAAGGCCGCGATCCAACGGGCCGGCATTCCCTTTGTGGGTCAAACGGAGTTCCTCGCCGCCCTGGCCGGTGAACCGGAGCCGGTCATGATGCTGTTGGGACCCGACGAACGCGGCCGCTGGTTGCGTGTCGCGCTGGCCACGGTGCACGTGGCCCTCCGAACGGTCCCGGAGCGGCTCTCCCTGCCGCGGCTGCTGCGCACCATTGCCTGTGCCCGCGAGGCCTGCCTCCAACTGCGCCTGTCCCGGGCCCGCGTGGCGGTGTGCGGTCTGAACCCGCACTGCGGCGAGGAGGGCGCCTTTGGCGACGAGGAGGCCACCCTCATTGAACCCGCCGTTCGCGAGGCCCGGCAACGCGGTTGGGACGTCGTCGGGCCGTTGAGCGGCGACACGGTGTTTCATCACGCGCTTCAGGGTCGGTTTGATGCCGTGGTGGCCATGTACCATGACCAGGGCCTGGCGCCGTTGAAGGCGGTGGCCTTCGACCGCGGCGTCAACTGGTCGCTGGGACTGCCGTTCATTCGCACTTCACCCGATCACGGGACCGCCTACGACATTGCCGGGCGTGGATTGGCCAATCCGAGCAGCATGCGCGCAGCCATCGAACTGGCCCTGCAACTGGCCGCCGCGCGGAGGGCCGACCGCGGCTGA